A portion of the Saimiri boliviensis isolate mSaiBol1 chromosome 1, mSaiBol1.pri, whole genome shotgun sequence genome contains these proteins:
- the IRX3 gene encoding iroquois-class homeodomain protein IRX-3: protein MSFPQLGYQYIRPLYPSERPGTAGGSGGSAGARGGPGAGASELAASGSLSNVLSSVYGAPYAAAAAAAAAQGYGAFLPYAAELPIFPQLGAQYELKDSPGVQHPAAAAAFPHPHPAFYPYGQYQFGDPSRPKNATRESTSTLKAWLNEHRKNPYPTKGEKIMLAIITKMTLTQVSTWFANARRRLKKENKMTWAPRSRTDEEGNAYGSEREEEDEEEDEEDGKRELELEEEELGGEEEDTGGEGLADDDEDEEIDLENLDGAATGPELSLAGAARRDGDLGLGPISDSKNSDSEDSSEGLEDRPLPILSLASAPPPVALASPSPPSPPVGLDPCGPAPAPASSLQKPKIWSLAETATSPDNPRRSPPSAGGSSPGAAVAPPALQLSPAAAAAAAAHRLVSAPLGKFPAWTNRPFPGPPPGPRPHPLSLLGSAPPHLLGLPGASGHPAATAAFARPAEPEGGTDRCSALEVEKKLLKTAFQPVPRRPQNHLDAALVLSALSSS, encoded by the exons ATGTCCTTCCCCCAGCTCGGATACCAGTACATCCGCCCGCTCTACCCGTCCGAGCGCCCGGGGACCGCtggcggcagcggcggcagcgCGGGGGCCCGGGGCGGTCCGGGTGCCGGAGCCTCGGAGCTGGCCGCCTCGGGGTCCCTGTCCAACGTGCTCTCATCTGTGTACGGGGCGCCCTACGCCGCGGCTGCTGCGGCCGCCGCCGCCCAAGGCTACGGCGCCTTCCTGCCCTACGCCGCGGAGCTGCCCATCTTCCCGCAGCTG GGCGCGCAGTATGAGCTAAAAGACAGCCCCGGGGTGCAGCATCCGGCCGCGGCCGCCGCGTTTCCGCACCCGCACCCCGCCTTCTACCCGTATGGCCAGTACCAGTTCGGGGACCCGTCCCGTCCTAAGAACGCCACAAGGGAGAGCACCAGCACGCTCAAGGCCTGGCTCAACGAGCACCGCAAGAACCCCTACCCCACCAAGGGCGAGAAGATCATGCTGGCCATCATCACCAAGATGACCCTCACCCAGGTGTCCACCTGGTTCGCCAACGCGCGCCGGCGCCTCAAGAAGGAGAATAAGATGACTTGGGCGCCTCGCAGCCGCACGGACGAGGAGGGAAACGCTTACGGGAGCGAGCGCGAGGAGGAAGACGAAGAGGAGGACGAAGAGGACGGCAAACGCGAGCtagagctggaggaggaggagctcgggggggaggaggaggacacagGGGGCGAGGGCCTGGCGGACGACGACGAGGACGAGGAGATCGATTTGGAGAACTTAGACGGCGCGGCCACGGGGCCTGAGCTGTCCCTGGCTGGGGCGGCTCGCAGGGATGGCGACCTCGGCCTGGGACCCATTTCGGACTCCAAAAATAGCGACTCGGAAGACAGCTCTGAGGGATTGGAGGACCGGCCACTGCCGATCCTAAGTCTGGCTTCAGCGCCACCACCAGTGGCCCTGGCCTCGCCGTCTCCTCCCTCGCCCCCCGTGGGCCTGGACCCCTGCGGTCCCGCACCAGcgcctgcctcctccctgcagaAGCCCAAGATCTGGTCCCTCGCGGAGACTGCCACAAGCCCGGACAACCCGCGCCGCTCGCCTCCCAGCGCCGGGGGGTCTTCACCCGGGGCAGCCGTTGCGCCTCCCGCCCTGCAGCTCtctcccgccgccgccgcggcaGCTGCAGCTCACAGACTGGTCTCGGCGCCGCTGGGCAAGTTCCCGGCTTGGACCAACCGGCCGTTTCCAGGCCCGCCGCCCGGCCCCCGCCCGCACCCGCTCTCCCTGCTGGGCTCGGCCCCTCCGCACCTGCTGGGACTTCCCGGAGCCTCGGGCCACCCGGCTGCCACTGCCGCCTTCGCTCGGCCCGCGGAGCCCGAAGGCGGAACAG ATCGCTGTAGTGCCTTGGAAGTGGAGAAAAAGTTACTCAAGACAGCTTTCCAGCCCGTGCCTAGGCG GCCCCAGAACCATCTAGACGCCGCCCTGGTCTTATCGGCTCTTTCCTCATcctag